CGGCCGACGCGGGCGGTGGCAGCGACTGGCACGTCCGGTTCGCCGCGCTGGCCGGCCTGTCGGCCGCTATCGGCTTGCTGCCCAAGCAGACTGCGCGCCCGTGGCTGACCGCCCTGCTGGCCGCCATGGGTTTCCTCGACGCGTTGTCGAGCGTCATATCGGCCGGCTCGGGATGGGTGGTGACCACGATCGTGGTGCTCAACGGCCTGCAGGCCGTCGTAGCGATCGTGGCATTGTGGCTGGCGCCCGAGACGGCAGCGGCCCCGGCCACCGGTGGTTACGAGGCCTATCTCGACTACTACAACCAGGCCGTCCAGCAGTACTACAGCCAGCAAGGCGTGGTGGCGCAACCGGATTCGTCGCAGCGCAGTGGTTACGGACAGGCTTATGCGCAGGCATATGCCCAGACGTACGCCCAGGCCCCGGCGGCCGGTGCGGGCGCCGGGCGGGCCGCCCAGCAGTCGCCCCAGTACGGCGACTACGC
The genomic region above belongs to Mycolicibacterium sp. HK-90 and contains:
- a CDS encoding DUF5336 domain-containing protein, which codes for MGNSLSRNLSIVVVVLGLAGYCVSFGPADAGGGSDWHVRFAALAGLSAAIGLLPKQTARPWLTALLAAMGFLDALSSVISAGSGWVVTTIVVLNGLQAVVAIVALWLAPETAAAPATGGYEAYLDYYNQAVQQYYSQQGVVAQPDSSQRSGYGQAYAQAYAQTYAQAPAAGAGAGRAAQQSPQYGDYADLLSPQQDHGHTTAATPVQSGDSVAPPGRAGAGPAQSPAQHVAQRADESARPGQPM